In the genome of Kitasatospora cathayae, one region contains:
- a CDS encoding selenium-binding protein SBP56-related protein — MDSSLYRSAAEAIAAPPETLAYVAGFDRAGERPDALLTVDTDPASASYGKVLNFAELPTLGDELHHFGWNACSSALAHACHQNPERRFLLLPGLRSSRLHVMDTQPNPVRPRLVKTIEAKELAVRAGYSRPHTLHCGPDGVFLSCLGSADGGDGPGGVALLDHTTFEVLRPWETERGPQHFAYDVWWHLGTNVGVTSEWGTPWMVEDGVLPEQLLGRKYGHALHFWELGTGRHLQRVDLGDQYQMVLELRPAHDPQAEWGFAGVVVNVEDLSSSVWLWYREGPAFTARKVIEIPAEPASPGELPPALRPFGAVPPLVTDINLSVDDRWLYVSAWGTGELFQYDVSDPFHPRLASSVRLGGVAARTPHPAEPGRPLNGAPQMVEISRDGRRLYLTNSLYGAWDDQFYPDGIDPWLVKLDADPVKGGLSIDERFFPHGADFRGLRVHQTHLAGGDASSDSYCYR, encoded by the coding sequence ATGGATTCATCGCTCTACCGGTCGGCCGCCGAGGCGATCGCGGCGCCGCCGGAGACCTTGGCGTACGTGGCCGGGTTCGACCGGGCGGGGGAACGGCCGGACGCCTTGCTCACCGTCGACACCGACCCGGCGTCGGCGAGCTACGGGAAGGTGCTCAACTTCGCCGAACTGCCGACCCTCGGCGATGAGTTGCACCACTTCGGGTGGAACGCCTGCTCGAGCGCCCTGGCGCACGCCTGCCACCAGAACCCGGAGCGGCGGTTCCTGCTGCTGCCGGGGCTGCGCTCCTCGCGGCTGCACGTGATGGACACCCAGCCAAACCCGGTCCGGCCCCGGCTGGTCAAGACGATCGAGGCCAAGGAGCTTGCGGTGAGAGCGGGTTACTCGCGGCCGCACACCCTGCACTGCGGCCCGGACGGCGTCTTCCTGTCCTGCCTCGGGTCGGCGGACGGCGGCGACGGACCCGGCGGGGTGGCGCTGCTGGACCACACCACCTTCGAGGTGCTGCGCCCCTGGGAGACGGAACGCGGGCCGCAGCACTTCGCCTACGACGTCTGGTGGCACCTCGGCACGAACGTCGGGGTGACCAGCGAGTGGGGCACCCCGTGGATGGTCGAGGACGGGGTGCTGCCCGAGCAGCTGCTCGGCCGCAAGTACGGGCACGCGCTGCACTTCTGGGAGTTGGGCACCGGGCGGCACCTCCAGCGGGTCGACCTCGGGGACCAGTACCAGATGGTGCTGGAGCTGCGCCCGGCGCACGACCCGCAGGCGGAGTGGGGGTTCGCCGGTGTGGTGGTGAACGTCGAGGACCTCTCCTCCTCGGTGTGGCTGTGGTACCGGGAGGGCCCGGCGTTCACCGCGCGCAAGGTGATCGAGATCCCGGCCGAGCCGGCCTCGCCCGGTGAACTGCCGCCCGCACTACGGCCGTTCGGGGCGGTGCCACCGCTGGTGACGGACATCAACCTGTCGGTGGACGACCGCTGGCTGTACGTCTCGGCCTGGGGCACCGGCGAACTGTTCCAGTACGACGTCTCCGACCCGTTCCACCCCCGGCTGGCCTCCTCGGTGCGCCTGGGCGGGGTCGCCGCCCGGACCCCGCACCCGGCCGAGCCGGGGCGGCCGCTGAACGGGGCGCCCCAGATGGTGGAGATCAGCCGGGACGGGCGGCGGCTCTACCTCACCAACTCCCTCTACGGCGCCTGGGACGACCAGTTCTACCCGGACGGCATCGACCCGTGGCTGGTCAAGCTGGACGCCGATCCGGTCAAGGGCGGCCTGAGCATCGACGAGCGCTTCTTCCCGCACGGCGCCGACTTCCGGGGCCTGCGCGTCCACCAGACCCACCTGGCGGGCGGGGACGCCTCCTCGGACTCCTACTGCTACCGGTGA
- a CDS encoding globin domain-containing protein, with protein MDNSSRNAIATAEYDRLIARHHAMRLRRQLLAPAAPSGAGPAPDLGYGGCEGYDGAGDQQLIRRDLDLVAPLPELIDQLYEVMFRRRPYLRPLFPASMEFQQAHLERVFQHLIDHLHQPADLDRMLRQLGRDHRKLGVRPIHYEAFEEALCAALRHRAGEHWTEDLEAAWVRMLRFAVGAMVAGADAALTEPPYWHAVVTGHERRRPDLAVLRVRTGEPYPYRAGQYGTVEHPALPHTWRQYSMGCAPRGDNELEFHVRRTGPDGVSAALVERTAVGDRLRLGPPRGSLLPDGDSRDLLLVAGGTGLAPMKAIIEQQALHRPPGRRVHLFVGARDRADLYDWQSLSQLVLHKTWLSLTPVTSGRLADAVIAAGDWREHQACLTGPTGMVASMHAELLSAGLPLARIRFDQLLSR; from the coding sequence ATGGACAACAGCAGCCGGAACGCCATCGCCACCGCCGAGTACGACCGCCTGATCGCCCGCCACCACGCGATGCGACTGCGGCGCCAACTCCTCGCCCCCGCCGCGCCGTCGGGGGCGGGGCCCGCCCCCGACCTCGGGTACGGCGGCTGCGAGGGCTACGACGGCGCCGGGGACCAGCAGCTGATCCGGCGCGACCTCGACCTGGTCGCCCCGCTCCCCGAGCTGATCGACCAGCTGTACGAGGTCATGTTCCGCCGCCGCCCGTACCTGCGCCCGCTCTTCCCCGCCTCCATGGAGTTCCAGCAGGCCCACCTCGAACGCGTCTTCCAGCACCTGATCGACCACCTGCACCAGCCCGCCGACCTGGACCGGATGCTCCGCCAACTCGGCCGTGACCACCGGAAACTGGGCGTCCGGCCGATTCACTACGAGGCCTTCGAGGAAGCCCTCTGCGCCGCCCTCCGGCACCGGGCCGGCGAGCACTGGACCGAGGACCTCGAAGCCGCCTGGGTGCGGATGCTGCGCTTCGCCGTCGGCGCGATGGTCGCCGGCGCCGACGCCGCGCTCACCGAACCCCCGTACTGGCACGCCGTGGTGACCGGCCACGAGCGCCGCCGCCCCGACCTCGCCGTGCTACGGGTGCGCACCGGCGAGCCGTACCCCTACCGGGCCGGGCAGTACGGCACCGTCGAACACCCGGCGCTGCCGCACACCTGGCGGCAGTACTCGATGGGCTGCGCCCCGCGCGGCGACAACGAGCTGGAGTTCCACGTCCGCCGCACCGGCCCCGACGGCGTCAGCGCGGCCCTGGTCGAGCGCACCGCCGTCGGCGACCGGCTGCGCCTCGGCCCGCCGCGCGGCAGCCTGCTGCCCGACGGCGACTCCCGCGACCTGCTGCTGGTCGCGGGCGGCACCGGACTCGCCCCGATGAAGGCGATCATCGAACAGCAGGCCCTGCACCGACCACCGGGCCGCCGCGTCCACCTCTTCGTCGGCGCCCGCGACCGGGCCGACCTCTACGACTGGCAGTCACTCTCCCAACTCGTCCTGCACAAAACCTGGTTGTCCCTCACCCCGGTGACGTCCGGCCGCCTCGCCGACGCCGTCATCGCCGCCGGCGACTGGCGCGAGCACCAGGCCTGCTTGACCGGCCCGACCGGGATGGTCGCCTCGATGCACGCCGAACTGCTGTCGGCAGGCCTGCCGTTGGCGCGGATCCGGTTCGACCAGCTGCTCTCCCGGTAG